The nucleotide sequence CCGGTGAAGGCGGTTTCTGCTCACCCGTTTTACTGCGACTCCGTTCCTGGAACTCCTGAAATTCACCGAATCTCATGAGAAACGTTACATCAATTCTCTCAGGGGATTCGTTGAGCACGTCTTGGCCGCGGGCTGTTATACGCACGACACCTCGACGAGGGGTCTCCAACAGCTCCGCCTTCTTCAAGTAGGTTCGTGCCCACCCGACGCGGTTATCAAAGACTGGTTGTTGTCCGCTGGGGAGCAGCTTCGCCCGCTCGTCTGGGGCGAGATGGAAATGGTCCGCTAGTGCATCAATGCACTCGCGGATCGATCGCTCTCGACCGTCTTTGAGCAATTTTAAGAGCGGAAGCATAATGGTTTGGTAATCAGGAATGGTCATGTCGTCACCTCCAAACTGGTCACTATAAAATCGCAAATCGGGTAGCGGCGGTGCTTGCCGACACCTCCTTGAGTTCGGACGTCTTCCCGCTTCCCGCCGGGCCCACCATCAGGATCAGCCGGTAATAGAGCTCTCGAGCCTCGCCGATCTTTCGCAGGACCTTATCCGCCAAGGCCTCCGCCATTACTTGTTTCCTCCGTCATTTGGTTCGGGCATTCCCTAGACCTCGCCCTTTGGGCGCACTTCCGGTGTGTCCTAACTGGCGGTCCTGCTGATTTTTTGTATCGCTGGGCATCTTTTCCAACCAACGGTCAATGGCAACTTTAGGGAAGCGCCAATGTCGGCCAATCTTCTGGCATGGGACTTTGTCTTCCCGAAAAAGCTTGTAGAGCGTCGATTTTGGTATCTTCAGGTAGGCAGACAACTCTTCGATGGTCAGGACGTCGCCTGGTTTTTCATCCATCGGAAGCATCTTTCTGGCCGCAAGGCAGATCTCGTGTCATTACAACTCATCCAATTGACGTAATTTACAGTTAGTGAAAGATCGTGTCAAAAAATTTGAGAGGACGCTGATAGGGACGAAAAATTTTTCGCCCCGACATGGGTGTGCTCCTGGAGGTGAGAGTCCCCCGTGAGTTGATCACAGCGAGCGAAGCCCAACTGCCATATTGCTAATGACCGCAGGGAACCGTGAAATTTCCAATACATCAGTCGCCGAGGGCGGCGACCCTCCCAATATCCTAACGCCGTCTTGCGAGCCGATGGACAAGAACCGGCTCCCACCCAGCACCTCCCCGTCAACGGGGAGGTGCTGCGGAGCAGGGCGAGAATCCGCAAAGCTCTCGCTATCAAGGCGAAGCGGCGTAAATTCGGCGGTTATTTATCGCGTAGGGGCGACGCATGCGTCGCCCTTACATGTGCCTGAAGGGTGACGGTGATGAACCGGAGCGAGAAGTCAGCAGATACCGTCGTAGCTACCGCTCAACTTCTCGAACCGCCCGGTGCAGACCCGCATGCCAGTGGTGTGGAAGGGGATCGGTCAAACTGACCGCCTCAATCCTATTTAAAATAGCCTCGGGCGATGGCTAGGGACGGACTGAGTCAATCAGGGAAAAATAAAGACCCCGCAGGACGTACCCGACGGGGTCTATTGTTAACTAAGAACCGTTAGAGTTAGTGGGTTAAGTTGGCTCCCCACCTGCAACCCTCTTCATAACCACTCTCCACCGCCAGGATATCACCTAACCCATTGATACACAATATCTTTTCAAATAGCGGCACACCCCCGAGGGGCCGGAAACGGCGTTGATTCGGATTTCCGCTACAGTCCCAACCGGGCCGCCACATCCTCGTAATCCGGGTCCTCAGCGTAGAGCTTCTCGAGCTCGCTGCGCGCTCGCCGGCGCTGGCCGAGCTCCTCGTAGACCAGGGCCCGTTCGTACCGGAGCGCCCGGAGCAGTTCCTCGGACCGGCCTTTCCTCCGGCGCAGGGCACCCATCAGGGTCTCCCGCGCCGCGTCCAGGAGCCCGAGCCCGCGCAGGGCCCTGGCCTTGTACAGCAGCAGCGCGGTGTGGACCGGGCTCTCGTTCTCGATGCCCTCGGTCAACCGCACGATCTTCCGGCAGACGTTCTTGTCGCCCGGGCGGGCGTCCAACAGCAGCTCCGCGAGGGACAGCTTCACCACCACGTCGTCGGGTTCGAGCCGCCGCAAGCGCTCCAGGCAGGCAATCGCATCCTCCCAGCGCTCCTGACGCTGATAGACCTCCACCAGGCCCAACAGCACGCCGCGGAGATCCGGGCCCACATGCGCGGACACCTCGTCTGTGATGGGGAGGCTCATGGTGGCGGAGATGCCATACTTCGAGAAGTAGCGGCCCAGGCGGCTGTGCTTCTCGGCGGCCGTCGCCAGGTAGGTCGCGGCTTCTTCCATCTGCTCCTCCTTGAGCGCCAGGAAACCGGCAAGGTACGCGCCGTCGGCCAGGTGGACGGCCTTCTCAAGGTGTTCGAGGGCCTTGTTTTCGTTGCCAAGGACCAACTCCCGGCACCCGTCTACCAGGGCCTCCTCGTCGTCTGGCGTGATAAGCCGCTTGAAGAAACCCAGGGTCAGGCGGTCTTCCGGGCGGACCGTTGGGACGGCCGGAGCGGAGTAGGACGCGCTTCTCCTGCCACCTGACATCCCGCTCGGAAGCGTGGTCGTGTAGAAAAGGCCTGTTCCCGGAATGCCCACCGTGGCCCGCTTGCCCCTCGGACCGATGGTGAACTTCGCCCCGCGCGGCCCGAACGAGAGGGACCCGCCCGACTTGCTCAGGTTCAGGGTCACGCCCGGTGCGATCCTGATTCGTCTCCAGAAGCGGAAGCTCATCCGAAACGTCCCTGTTACCCTTTGGGCGGATGCGGATCCTTGCCGTATGTGTGTTCCGTCTGGATCGTACCGTCCTGCTTGTGAATGATCACCTGTCCAAGCGCCTGCTTCTTCGCCAATTCCTTGGCACGGGCTATGGCCTCGGCCTTGGTGTCGTGGCTGCTGGACGCCCTTGACGCATTTTCCTCTTTCACGTTCCAGCCGCCGTCGGTCCGAGGAGTCACATGGTAAGTCTTACGTCTTGGCATTGTTTCACCTCCATTCATGTCGTTCCCTCAAGGCGCATCCTGTTTCCCCCGCAGCCGGCAGCGCATGGTCGTGAGTCGACCACCATCGAAATATGGGAGCTCAATCTCCTCGTCGATGGTCGTGCAGTAGTTCTCAGCAAACAGTTGCAAGTGCGCCGCATCCCGAGCCACATCAGCGTCGGCGGGGAGGTGCTGAAGAATGGCGTCACTCACAAACATGATGAATTTGCTTCGAGCTCGGGTTAAGGTCACGTTGAATCGTCTCGGGTTCAGAATGAATGCCTCTTCTGCGGCGACGAAATCGCGGTCAGCGACGACGTAGCTTGCTATCATCAGGTCCCGCTCCTGGCCCTGGAACCTGTCTACCGTATCCACGAATGGCGGTGGATCCATGGGCATCCCAGCTGCGTCTACCAGGAGGTTTCTGATAGTAGACATCTGCGCCCGGTGAGGCGTCACGATGCCTAGATGCTCGGACCAGAACTCCTGGTCACCGGGACCGTTGCCGTCCTGCTCAAGGATGCGTCGGTACAGCAGGGCAAGAGCCGCAACCATCTGGGCTTCGAACGGATTTGAAAGCGTCGACGTGTGAACGCCATAACTGATGACGACCACCGGTATCTCCGGGTCGAGGATCCTTAGAAACAGATCACTCCATGGCAGGTTTTCCGGCCACCCATCCGGCGGGCTACCTGTTGCAGGCGGTAGAGCAATGTCGAGCCTTCGTTCTGGGAAAAACGCCTCGTATCCTTCGCTGTAGAACCGTTCCTTTGGCCAGCCAGAAATCTCCGTGTTTGTCCGGTAATTGCGATCCAGGGCAACAGGATCTTTGCCGTGGGTTTCCTGCATGTACGAGAAGATGCAATCGAAAAGCCCCTGAACGCTGTCTCGCATTT is from Thermodesulforhabdaceae bacterium and encodes:
- a CDS encoding helix-turn-helix domain-containing protein, whose product is MDEKPGDVLTIEELSAYLKIPKSTLYKLFREDKVPCQKIGRHWRFPKVAIDRWLEKMPSDTKNQQDRQLGHTGSAPKGRGLGNARTK
- a CDS encoding DUF4236 domain-containing protein, which codes for MSFRFWRRIRIAPGVTLNLSKSGGSLSFGPRGAKFTIGPRGKRATVGIPGTGLFYTTTLPSGMSGGRRSASYSAPAVPTVRPEDRLTLGFFKRLITPDDEEALVDGCRELVLGNENKALEHLEKAVHLADGAYLAGFLALKEEQMEEAATYLATAAEKHSRLGRYFSKYGISATMSLPITDEVSAHVGPDLRGVLLGLVEVYQRQERWEDAIACLERLRRLEPDDVVVKLSLAELLLDARPGDKNVCRKIVRLTEGIENESPVHTALLLYKARALRGLGLLDAARETLMGALRRRKGRSEELLRALRYERALVYEELGQRRRARSELEKLYAEDPDYEDVAARLGL
- a CDS encoding DUF2188 domain-containing protein; this translates as MPRRKTYHVTPRTDGGWNVKEENASRASSSHDTKAEAIARAKELAKKQALGQVIIHKQDGTIQTEHTYGKDPHPPKG
- a CDS encoding ATP-binding protein, coding for MARRVQHPRTEPAHGFLYEPGQLQVTRGHAEVEDLLNQVSQYQKHPFNPRQADAFRSSFTDRLSLLWGPPGTGKTTVLAGVILGWIENAWQSGEPITVGVGASNYNAIDNVLREVADLLGRRASVLGELPGNVRIARLRSESAKPPLDERIEDVVRTAPAARVLAGAMHERTECVVVGGTWMQLGRLAEAVSGDGTPVARWFDLLVIDEASQVPVASAAAYFLLLREDGHVILAGDHKQLGPIYGFEMRDSVQGLFDCIFSYMQETHGKDPVALDRNYRTNTEISGWPKERFYSEGYEAFFPERRLDIALPPATGSPPDGWPENLPWSDLFLRILDPEIPVVVISYGVHTSTLSNPFEAQMVAALALLYRRILEQDGNGPGDQEFWSEHLGIVTPHRAQMSTIRNLLVDAAGMPMDPPPFVDTVDRFQGQERDLMIASYVVADRDFVAAEEAFILNPRRFNVTLTRARSKFIMFVSDAILQHLPADADVARDAAHLQLFAENYCTTIDEEIELPYFDGGRLTTMRCRLRGKQDAP